A genomic segment from Castor canadensis chromosome 1, mCasCan1.hap1v2, whole genome shotgun sequence encodes:
- the Naaladl1 gene encoding aminopeptidase NAALADL1 gives MQWAKVLGLVVGAAALLGLGIILGHFAIPKAPSTSTPQDLDLEILETVMGQLDASKIRENLRELSKEPHLASTPRDEELVQLLLQRWRDPESGLDSAVTSTYEVLLSFPSQEQPNLVEVVNSDGNILYSFQPGEENVTGEQTGPDVVQPYAAYGPPGTPQGLLVYANQGTEEDFKLLQSQGVNLTGTIALTRYGGAGRRAKAVNAAKHGVVGVLVYTDPGDINDGRSLPNETFPNSWGLPPSGVERGSFFKYFGDPLTPYLPAFHSSFRLDLNNISGTPPIPAQPIGFQDAKDLLCNLGGASAPVTWQGALGCVYKLGPGFLSDGNFPEDSQVKVSIYNHLELRNSSNVLGIIRGAVEPDRYVLYGNHRDSWIHGAVDPSSGTAVLLEISRVLGTLLKKGTWRPRRSIVFASWGAEEFGLIGSTEFTEEFFSTLQERAVAYINVDISVFANATLRAQGTPPVQSVIFSATKKIDAPGRSGLSIYDNWIQYFNRSSPVYGLIPSLGSLGAGSDYAPFIHFLGISSMDLAYTYDQSKTSARIYPTYHTAFDTFSYVDKFVDPGFSSHQAVARTAGSVLLRLSDSFFLPLNISDYSETLRSFLQMAEQGLRAQLEEHNIRLGPLVTAVEKFETAATALNQYISTLQNGNPDPLQVRAVNDQLMLLERVFLNPRAFPEERYYSHVLWAPRTGTVATFPGLANAYSKAQDTSPGSEAWAEVHRQLSIVVMAVEGAAATLRPVADL, from the exons ATGCAGTGGGCAAAGGTACTAGGGCTGGTGGTGGGCGCTGCTGCCCTGTTGGGGCTGGGGATCATCCTGGGCCACTTTGCCATACCCAAAGCCCCCAGCACCTCAACTCCCCAGGACCTGGACCTGGAGATCCTTGAGACTGTCATGGGACAGCTGGATGCCAGCAAGATCCGGGAGAACCTTCG GGAACTCTCCAAGGAGCCGCACCTGGCCTCCACTCCCCGGGACGAGGAACTGGTGCAGCTGCTGCTGCAGCGCTGGAGGGACCCAGAGTCAGGCCTAGACTCGGCCGTGACCTCTACGTATGAGGTGCTGCTGTCTTTCCCCAGCCAGGAGCAGCCCAACCTCGTGGAAGTTG TGAACTCCGATGGGAACATCCTCTACTCCTTCCAACCGGGTGAGGAGAACGTGACCGGAGAGCAGACAGGGCCCGATGTGGTGCAGCCCTACGCTGCCTATGGTCCTCCTGGAACCCCGCAG GGTCTCCTTGTCTACGCCAATCAAGGCACAGAAGAAGACTTCAAGTTGCTGCAGTCACAGGGCGTCAACCTCACAGGCACCATCGCTCTGACTCGCTATGGGGGTGCTGGGCGCAGGGCCAAG GCTGTGAATGCGGCCAAGCATGGGGTTGTTGGGGTGCTGGTATACACGGACCCTGGTGACATCAACGACGGGCGGAGCTTGCCCAATGAGACCTTCCCGAACTCCTGGGGCCTGCCTCCCTCGGGAGTGGAGCGAGGCTCCTTCTTTAAGTATTTTGGGGATCCTCTCACCCCCTACCTTCCAGCTTTCCACTCTTCATTCCGCCTAGACCTTAACAACATCTCTGGAACTCCCCCAATTCCTGCCCAGCCCATTGGCTTCCAGGATGCCAAGGACCTGCTCTG tAACCTCGGTGGTGCCTCTGCCCCAGTTACCTGGCAGGGGGCGCTGGGCTGTGTGTACAAACTGGGACCTGGCTTCCTGTCGGATGGAAACTTCCCAGAAGACAG CCAGGTAAAAGTGAGTATCTACAATCACCTGGAGCTGAGGAACTCCTCTAACGTCCTGGGGATCATCCGCGGGGCTGTGGAGCCTG ACCGCTATGTGCTCTATGGGAACCACCGAGACAGCTGGATCCATGGAGCTGTGGACCCCAGCAGTGGCACTGCTGTCCTCCTGGAAATTTCCCGCGTCCTAGGGACCCTGCTGAAGAAGG GCACTTGGCGGCCCCGCAGGTCGATCGTGTTTGCCAGCTGGGGGGCAGAGGAATTTGGGCTCATTGGCTCCACGGAATTCACAGAG GAGTTCTTCAGCACGCTGCAGGAGCGCGCGGTGGCCTACATCAACGTGGACATCTCGGTGTTTG CCAACGCTACCCTTCGGGCGCAGGGGACGCCCCCTGTACAGAGTGTCATCTTCTCCGCCACCAAAAAG ATTGATGCACCAGGTCGCAGTGGCCTCAGTATCTACGACAACTGGATCCAGTACTTCAACCGCAGCAGTCCAGTGTACGGCCTGATCCCCAG CCTAGGTTCTCTGGGTGCCGGCAGCGACTACGCCCCCTTCATTCACTTCCTGGGCATCTCCTCCATGGACCTCGCCTACACCTATGACCAG AGCAAGACCTCAGCCCGGATCTACCCCACTTACCACACGGCCTTTGACACCTTTTCTTATGTGGACAAGTTTGTGGACCCTG GTTTCAGCAGCCACCAAGCAGTGGCCCGGACAGCAGGGAGTGTGCTTCTTCGACTCAGTGACAGCTTTTTCCTGCCACTCAACATCAGTGACTACAGTGAGACCCTCCGAAGCTTCCTGCAAATGGCCGAGCAGGGTCTAAGGGCCCAGTTGGAGGAGCACAACATCAGGCTGG GGCCTCTGGTGACTGCAGTGGAGAAGTTTGAGACAGCAGCTACAGCCTTGAACCAATACATATCAACACTGCAGAATGGCAACCCTGA CCCGCTGCAGGTCCGGGCAGTCAATGACCAGCTGATGCTATTGGAACGGGTGTTCCTGAACCCACGGGCCTTCCCAGAGGAGCGATACTACAG CCACGTGCTCTGGGCACCCCGCACCGGCACTGTTGCCACGTTCCCAGGCCTGGCCAATGCCTACTCCAAGGCACAGGACACAAGCCCCGGGTCTGAAGCTTGGGCTGAGGTGCACAGGCAGCTCAGCattgtggtgatggctgtggAAGGTGCAGCGGCAACCCTGAGGCCTGTGGCTGACCTCTGA